The sequence AGCAATCTTTTGTCCAAAATTGATCACCATCAGGCGATCACAGACGTTCATTACCAGGTTCATATCATGTTCAATCAGGATCACTGTCTTGCCCATGGTTTGGATTTTCTTAATCAGCAGACGCAAGTCTTCCGTTTCACTCTCATTCATCCCTGCCGCCGGCTCATCGAGCAGAATTAACTCCGGTTCAGTGGCCAGAGCCCTGGCAATCTCTAGACGGCGTTGCTGTCCATAGGGCAAGGAGCTGGCGGGAGCGTCGATATCCTCTTCAATTCCCACTAACTTCAGGAGTTCTTGGGCCCGTTCTCTGGTCCTCTTCTCTTCTTTGCGTTGGGCAGGAGTGTGCCATAACCCTCTCCAGACCCCGGACTTGGTCCGGCAATGAGCCCCGACCATGACATTTTCCAAAGGACTTAAATGACCAAAAAGCCGGATATTCTGAAAGGTTCGGGCTAAGCCCAGCTCAGTAACCTTATAGGGGCGCAAGCCTAAGATGTTTTTCTCTTTATAAGTGATACTCCCCTCTGTAGGAGGGAAAATCCCGGTAATCAAGTTAAAGAGGGTAGTCTTGCCTGCCCCGTTGGGGCCGATAATTCCCACGATTTCCCCCTCATTGACTTTAAAGCTGACATTGCTTAAGGCAGCCAAGCCGCCAAAGCTTTTACTCACTTGGTCAAGGACTAATTTCATTGCTTACTCCCCCTTCCAAGCTTACCCTTCCAATAACGAACCGTCTCCTCACTGATCAGACCCTGAGGCCGAAAGGCCATCATCGTAACTAAAAGAGCTCCATAAATCATCAGCCGATAATTGGAGGCCGAACGCAATACTTCTGGGAGCAAGGTCAGGATTAGGGCTCCAACGATAGGGCCAATAACCAGGTCACTCCCCCCTAAGACAGCGTAAAGCAGAATTTCAACCGTACGGTGGTAAGCAAAGTCCTTT comes from Desulfosporosinus meridiei DSM 13257 and encodes:
- a CDS encoding ABC transporter ATP-binding protein codes for the protein MKLVLDQVSKSFGGLAALSNVSFKVNEGEIVGIIGPNGAGKTTLFNLITGIFPPTEGSITYKEKNILGLRPYKVTELGLARTFQNIRLFGHLSPLENVMVGAHCRTKSGVWRGLWHTPAQRKEEKRTRERAQELLKLVGIEEDIDAPASSLPYGQQRRLEIARALATEPELILLDEPAAGMNESETEDLRLLIKKIQTMGKTVILIEHDMNLVMNVCDRLMVINFGQKIAEGTPAEIQQNPLVIEAYLGREED